One region of Chryseobacterium muglaense genomic DNA includes:
- a CDS encoding phosphoadenylyl-sulfate reductase: MFSKEDINTLQQLTLEEGLQFISSKFSEGVVFSTSLGQEDQVITDAIFKNNLPIKVFTLDTGRLFYEHYDLLSKNNSRYQKKTEVYFPESSDVEKYLVEKGVNAFYHSVENRKECCFIRKVKPLNRALENAKVWITGLRSEQSENRENMPILEWDEERKLYKYNPLINWTYADVLNYLEQNKVQELSLHKKGFISVGCQPCTRAIEEGENPRAGRWWWETSQKECGLHSH; this comes from the coding sequence ATGTTTTCAAAAGAGGATATCAATACTTTACAACAGCTTACTTTGGAGGAAGGATTACAGTTTATTTCCTCTAAATTTTCAGAAGGGGTAGTTTTCTCAACCTCGCTTGGTCAGGAAGATCAGGTTATCACAGATGCTATTTTCAAAAATAATTTACCGATAAAAGTTTTCACCTTAGATACGGGAAGACTTTTTTATGAGCATTACGATTTGCTTTCAAAAAACAATTCACGTTATCAAAAGAAAACTGAAGTCTATTTTCCCGAATCTTCTGATGTTGAAAAATATTTGGTTGAAAAAGGAGTCAACGCCTTTTATCATTCAGTTGAGAACAGAAAAGAATGTTGTTTCATCCGAAAAGTAAAACCCTTGAACCGTGCTTTGGAAAATGCCAAAGTCTGGATTACAGGTTTACGTTCTGAACAATCTGAAAACCGTGAAAATATGCCGATTTTGGAGTGGGATGAAGAACGGAAATTATACAAATACAATCCACTAATCAACTGGACATATGCAGATGTTTTAAATTATTTAGAGCAAAATAAAGTTCAGGAACTGTCTTTACATAAAAAAGGTTTCATCAGTGTAGGTTGTCAACCTTGCACAAGAGCCATCGAAGAAGGCGAAAACCCAAGAGCAGGAAGATGGTGGTGGGAAACTTCACAAAAAGAATGCGGTCTGCATTCACATTAA
- a CDS encoding DUF2314 domain-containing protein, which yields MENNSFIFTDGTDPKMIEAYKKAQETFKYFWRELSWEYRRIIPGLNLACVKASFSETDSDGEKTIEHMWMNGINFDGDTIGGYLINEPNDLTTIQPGDYFEIPLNEISDWLFAITPIQKKAKRLSKLFSSSSEPIPKAYGGFTIQKMRADMSEAERKDHDDAWQLDFGDANEIEIVNEQKEKPENLIEHPMSKNMKEDFVKFLEEYPNELTNIDENGFTLLHRETIAGNLSSVVVLLNAGADKNLKTNNGKSALDYAKQLNWEHLIPAFE from the coding sequence ATGGAAAATAACTCGTTTATTTTTACGGACGGAACCGACCCTAAAATGATTGAAGCGTATAAAAAAGCGCAAGAAACCTTTAAATATTTCTGGAGAGAACTGTCTTGGGAATATCGAAGAATTATTCCCGGATTGAATCTTGCCTGTGTAAAAGCATCATTTTCTGAAACAGATTCCGATGGAGAAAAAACTATAGAACATATGTGGATGAATGGCATTAATTTTGATGGCGACACTATCGGTGGATATCTCATCAACGAACCCAATGATTTAACCACCATACAACCCGGAGATTATTTTGAAATCCCTTTAAACGAAATCAGTGACTGGCTTTTTGCCATCACTCCGATTCAGAAAAAAGCGAAGAGACTTTCCAAATTATTTTCTTCATCTTCAGAACCAATTCCAAAAGCATATGGAGGATTTACCATTCAGAAAATGCGTGCAGACATGTCGGAAGCTGAAAGAAAAGATCATGATGATGCGTGGCAGCTCGATTTTGGAGATGCTAATGAAATTGAAATCGTTAACGAGCAAAAAGAAAAGCCTGAAAACCTCATCGAACATCCGATGAGTAAAAATATGAAAGAAGATTTCGTGAAATTTCTTGAGGAATATCCAAACGAATTAACCAATATTGATGAGAACGGATTTACACTTCTTCACCGAGAAACGATTGCAGGAAATTTAAGTTCTGTAGTAGTTCTACTCAATGCTGGAGCTGATAAAAATTTAAAAACAAATAATGGGAAATCTGCATTAGACTACGCAAAACAACTTAATTGGGAGCATTTGATTCCTGCTTTTGAATAA
- a CDS encoding YwqG family protein, whose product MIPEFLNEYKTQLEKYKLETIKISATPLENEETLQIFESKFLGKPYLPKDMEYPKNKENKPMTLWAQINFADVPLLESYPNQGILQFFVSPEWFDMDDYKVIFHDTISEEFQTDFSFLTEEIYEESPIYREHKLDFSKEIEYGSYADFRFDMNFNNQDFWNFQETFTDNQKEEVNEIIDGTGHKIGGYAYFTQADVRDYNQNLKQDLLLLQIDTDDEIMFGDSGVANFFINPEDLKNKRFEKAWFNWDCC is encoded by the coding sequence ATGATACCAGAGTTTCTTAATGAGTATAAAACTCAACTTGAAAAATACAAACTTGAAACAATAAAAATATCTGCTACACCTCTTGAAAACGAAGAAACTCTTCAAATTTTTGAAAGTAAATTTTTAGGAAAACCCTATTTACCAAAAGATATGGAATATCCCAAAAATAAAGAAAATAAGCCAATGACTCTTTGGGCACAAATCAATTTTGCCGATGTACCGTTACTTGAGAGTTATCCTAATCAAGGAATATTACAGTTTTTTGTATCTCCTGAATGGTTTGATATGGATGATTATAAGGTTATTTTTCATGATACTATCAGTGAAGAATTTCAAACCGATTTTTCTTTTTTAACAGAAGAAATATATGAAGAATCACCTATTTATCGTGAACATAAGCTAGATTTCAGTAAAGAAATTGAATATGGAAGTTATGCAGATTTTCGATTTGACATGAATTTTAATAATCAGGATTTTTGGAATTTTCAAGAAACCTTTACTGATAATCAAAAGGAAGAAGTAAACGAAATCATCGATGGTACAGGTCATAAAATAGGAGGTTATGCTTATTTTACCCAAGCAGATGTAAGAGATTACAACCAAAATTTAAAACAAGATTTGCTACTATTACAAATTGATACTGACGATGAAATTATGTTTGGGGATTCTGGTGTTGCTAATTTTTTCATTAATCCTGAAGATTTAAAAAACAAACGGTTTGAAAAAGCTTGGTTTAATTGGGATTGTTGCTAA
- a CDS encoding RrF2 family transcriptional regulator, with translation MLSKKSQYAFKALSYLVEKRNEGPVLISEIAEKKKIPLKFLENILLELKKADILDSKKGKGGGYFFKENPQNVTLAKIIRLVNGPIAMLPCVSLNFYEKCADCNEDHCSLHDVLIEVRDASLKILEEKTLFDLID, from the coding sequence ATGCTGTCAAAAAAATCTCAATATGCTTTTAAGGCACTTTCATATCTTGTAGAAAAGAGAAATGAAGGCCCTGTTCTTATTTCGGAAATTGCAGAAAAAAAGAAAATTCCGCTGAAATTTCTTGAAAATATTCTGCTAGAGCTTAAAAAAGCAGACATCCTCGACAGTAAAAAGGGTAAAGGTGGCGGATATTTTTTTAAAGAAAATCCTCAAAATGTAACACTGGCAAAAATCATTCGCCTGGTGAATGGTCCTATTGCAATGCTTCCTTGTGTAAGTCTTAATTTCTACGAAAAATGCGCAGATTGTAACGAAGACCACTGCAGTTTGCACGATGTTTTGATTGAAGTGAGAGATGCTTCCCTTAAAATTTTAGAAGAAAAAACACTTTTTGATTTAATAGATTAA
- a CDS encoding DUF4268 domain-containing protein encodes MFSKEEAQQLKKEFWTAFGKSFPRKWLLYNTKIKDFSFKFYADKKKAEVSLDIEMKDEVFRDAYYNKIWSLEDILKDFVGDFYKEEFYTLENGKVISRIWVEKEGISVFNKNTWQQTFEFFVEKMDGFERFYYEYEDFIKDV; translated from the coding sequence ATGTTCAGTAAAGAAGAAGCACAGCAATTAAAAAAAGAATTTTGGACGGCTTTCGGAAAATCGTTTCCGAGAAAATGGCTTTTGTATAATACCAAAATCAAGGATTTTTCATTTAAATTTTATGCGGATAAGAAAAAAGCAGAAGTTTCTTTGGATATCGAGATGAAAGATGAAGTTTTCAGAGATGCGTATTACAATAAAATTTGGTCACTTGAAGATATTCTGAAAGATTTTGTTGGTGATTTTTATAAAGAAGAGTTTTATACTCTAGAAAATGGAAAAGTCATTAGCAGAATATGGGTTGAAAAAGAAGGAATTTCTGTTTTCAATAAAAATACATGGCAACAAACTTTTGAATTTTTTGTAGAAAAAATGGATGGATTTGAAAGGTTTTATTACGAGTATGAGGATTTTATAAAGGATGTTTAA